A window of Bactrocera tryoni isolate S06 unplaced genomic scaffold, CSIRO_BtryS06_freeze2 scaffold_25, whole genome shotgun sequence genomic DNA:
AATTTAGCAAGTAGGTGAGCCGCGCATAGTTCCAGTTTTGGTaacgttttcttatttttaattggatTCACTTTAGTTTTACCAGCAACAATTGTTATAACTGATCTAACTTTAGTATATACAACTGCTGCATAAGCTTTCTCTGAAGCATCTGCGAATCCATgtagtttaaatttaaagttgtttttagtttcaaaccatctaggaatttttattcgttttatcTCTGGTATATGCTGCATAAACTCTTGCCATTCTTTTGTTAAATTCTCGTCAAGTAACTCGTCCCAGTTGAGTTTCATCAACCAAAGTTTCTGTATAAATAACTTTGCTATAACGGTTGTTGGTGAAAGCCATCCCATTGGGTCGAAAATTCGCGCTAAATCAGACAAAGCTTGTCTTTTTGTAACCAGCTTTTGCGTTGAAAGATTCGTATTAAATCCAAACATGTCTTTGGTAGGATCCCATTGAATACCCAATGTCTTTATTGTTTCGTcttctgctatttttattacttcattCGCGTTATTTACCGGAATTGTTGCTATGATTTCACTGTTGTTTGACATCCACTTCCTTAAGTGAAATccatatttttgtagttgtttcgaTATTTCATACTGAATGGCCTTACATTCATCTATTGAATCTGCTCCTGTCATTAAATCGTCCATGTAGAAGTCGTTTTTAATGATGTTTGAAAGCAAATAGTTGTGGGGCTCGCATAGTTTGGCAATTTCTTGTAAAGGCCTCGTTGCCAAAAAAGGAGCTGATGCTGTCCCATATGTAACTGTTTGTAGTTTGTATTCTTCTATCGGCTCTCCTTTTGTTTCTCTCCACAATATACGTTGGTAATCTTGATCACTatctgttattttaatttgtcgaAACATCTTTTCAATATCACTAGTTAATACATATTGCCAAAGTCTCCATTTAATTATAATGTCAAATATATCTCTTTGAAGTCTCGGTCCTATGAAGAGGATGTCATTTAAACTACTTccatttgtagtttttgcaTCGAAAACTACTCGTAGTTTAGTCGTTCTACTGTCTTCTCGAATCACTGCTTGATGTGGCAAATAGTATTTTCcgcatttattttcacttgctTTTTCCATGTGGCCCATTTCTGAATATTCTTTCATAAATTGcacatattgttgttttaactcGTTATTTGTAGCGAACCTTTTCTCAAGATTAAGAAACCTCGCCATAGCTTGTTTGCGAGAATCGcctaattctttttttgtttaaaaggtaGATTTACGACAAATCGATTATTTCCATTTCttactgttgttttttcaaaaattcttaggCATTCATCATCATCTACTGTATCTGCTGGAGTTGTAGTGTCTTCTATTTCCCAAAACTTCTCCAATGTTGTAGTAACCGCTGctaaaattgtattgttttttctcGGTTGTTGTAAAACTCCCGACAATATCCAGCCCAATTTCGTAGCTTGACCTAGTATTCGATCCTTTTTAAATATACCTTCTTCTAGTATGTCGGCATATATGTCACTTCCAATGACAATATCGATTCGAtctgatttattgaaattgggatCAGCTAAAGTGTAGTTTTTCAATTGTTCTATATCCCATTTAAACGTTTTGTCTGGTTGAGCACTCGCTAATTTCGGCAAAATTAGTGCTTCGACATTGTACGCCTCGTTGCTTAGAAATCTCGGCTTgattttaatattgattttaaatttgggCACTCCCACTGTGGTATTTCCTAAACCTTGTAGTTCAGTTACTTCTCTTTTTCTTGGTAAATGAAGTATTTGAGATGCTTCTTCGGAAATAGTAGTTTTTTGGGATCCTTGATCGATTAGGGCTTGCAATGTCACATACTCTCCATTTGCTGCCTTCACCCTTATCTGTGCTGTTGCTAGGAGTATCGCCATTTCCGAATGTTTTGTCATCATTGTGGAAGATGTTTTTGtgacattttcttcacttcctccttttcctttttggaattcattgaagtgcaataaattatgatgatttctttcacacttattgcacttatttttattattacattttccttCATATACGTGATCAAGGCAAATGTAGCATAACTTGTTGTTTGTTATGAATCTTCTTCGATTCATCGTAGTCAATGTCTGAAACTTTCTGCATTCACCAATTTGATGCCCAGGAACCTTGCAGTATACACAATTATTTTGTGCCGCTGTATAAAATGTAGGTGTTCGCTGTGGCTGCTTTTGATTGTTCGATTTAGTTGGTTTTCTGTCGCGTATTGCTTCTAGAGCTTGATATTGCTGTTCCAGAAAACTGAAGACGTCATCTAGGCTTTGTatatccctacttttttttacgttttgctcGTATAAACGTAGACTTTCTTTGTCTAGTTTTCGAACCACTATCCGAGCTATGATGGCTTGTTCgtcatttaaatttagatttagCCCTTTTAAAGCATAAATGCATTCTTTGGTGGTATCTAACAGCTGCTTCATGCTTTGTGCACTTTCTCCATTTGCTGTCGGTTGATCAAGTAGTCTGTCTACTTGTGCTGTAAATTGTAGCCTTCTATTCTCATACCTTTCCTTGAGAATTTGCCAAGCAGCTTCAtaatttgttgctgttactggTAGATGTTGAATTAATCTACCAGCTTCTCCACCTAATGATGTCTTCAATCGGAACATCTTTTCCACTTCTGTAAAGTGCTTCGAATCATGCACCAAACTTTTAAAAAGATCGTGGAATGACGACCATTGTTCCATTTCACCGTAAAACATCGGAATTTTAATTTCCTGCAGTTTTATATTGGAATACATTGTTTGTGgcgaattataattatttaatttctccgTTATCCTTTCGATGATGATTTTGTATTCTTGACGAAATACATCTATTTGTTCCTCAATAGATTCTTTAGTTGTTTCaactaatttgatattttgagtttcaaaatatgattcttcaacattttcaaattgtatttgaagCTTGGTTTTGAATTCTCTCATTTGCTCAAGAGAATCCAATGCATTTCTTCGTATTTCATCCATCGTGCTTTTGAGCATGTTTGCTCGACgttgatattttctttcaacgCCAGACGCGGCTTCAGGTGGTGCGACCTCAATAGTTTGTGGCGTGGATTCTATTTGCCACATGCTGCTCACTGCTGAAACACCTTCGGCAgtactttgaatttttaaattccgaaTAGAATTCTCCATTGTTTGCATTACATGCTCGAAGTAGTTCTTCGCAATGTATTCCTCAGCTTCTTGACTCTTCTTagccattattttattatgatttgcaGTAAACTCTTTCATAACAGTCTG
This region includes:
- the LOC120780444 gene encoding uncharacterized protein LOC120780444, producing the protein MMTKHSEMAILLATAQIRVKAANGEYVTLQALIDQGSQKTTISEEASQILHLPRKREVTELQGLGNTTVGVPKFKINIKIKPRFLSNEAYNVEALILPKLASAQPDKTFKWDIEQLKNYTLADPNFNKSDRIDIVIGSDIYADILEEGIFKKDRILGQATKLGWILSGVLQQPRKNNTILAAVTTTLEKFWEIEDTTTPADTVDDDECLRIFEKTTVRNGNNRFVVNLPFKQKKN